In Falco biarmicus isolate bFalBia1 chromosome 7, bFalBia1.pri, whole genome shotgun sequence, a single window of DNA contains:
- the ASB2 gene encoding ankyrin repeat and SOCS box protein 2 isoform X2, translating into MITISFYRKAKKKKKKKKNIKMATTAANTQRQTIGCEEYSLYGSLSEDELIKMAIQQSLEEDPVGQPAAQSHQKSMVAGPSEAAAPSHASSHNPPYRIYPWQRLVAQPRGRAQPSSSGAAWGFRRRYDGSLFSTSQPVELDPVVAAIKDGDEKAVCNMMKSGKDLSEPNKDGWIPLHEAAYYGQVGCLSLLQKAYPGTIDQRTLNEETALYLATSRGNLDCLLTLLQAGAEPDISNKARETPLYKACERKNAEAARLLVQYNADTNHRCNRGWTALHEAVSRNDLEIIDILVKGGAKIESANAYGITSLFVAAESGQLEALRYLAKCGADINTQASDNASALYEACKNGHVPIVEFLLSQGADANKANKDGLLPLHIAAKKGICEIVSMLIPVTSRTRVKRSGISPLHLAAERNNDDILEELIDAGYDVNTTLSNERSCLYEDRRTTPLYFAVFNNNIYATELLLQAGANPNVDLINPLLISIRHGCLKTMKLLLDHGANIDAYISSHPTTFPATIMFSMKYLSVLKYLLDLGCDAGSCFECQYGNGPHPALNYRRDRLNDPQLSKEPTIVQFCEMVSTPEISRWAGPIIDVLLDYVGNVQLCSRLKEHIDSYEDWAVIKEKAEPPRPLSHLCRIKVRSLVGRNRIKLLDTLPLPDRLIRYLQHNYTQ; encoded by the exons ATGATCACAATTTCCTTTTACaggaaagccaaaaaaaaaaaaaaaaagaaaaaaaatataaaaatggcTACAACAGCAGCAAATACTCAAAGACAAACTATAGGCTGCGAGGAATACAGTCTGTACGGTAGCTTGAGTGAAGATGAGCTGATAAAGATGGCCATCCAGCAGAGCTTGGAAGAGGACCCCGTGGGTCAGCCAGCTGCCCAGAGCCACCAGAAGTCAATGGTGGCAGGTCCCAGCGAGGCAGCCGCCCCCAGCCACGCCAGCAGCCACAACCCGCCCTACCGCATCTACCCTTGGCAAAG ATTGGTGGCCCAGCCAAGAGGCCGTGCTCAGCCGTCCAGCTcgggggcagcctgggggtTCAGGCGAAGGTACGATGGCAGCCTGttcagcacatcccagcccgt agaACTTGACCCTGTAGTGGCAGCAATCAAGGATGGAGATGAAAAAGCAGTATGCAACATGATGAAATCAGGAAAAGACCTTTCTGAACCTAATAAGGATGGCTGGATACCCCTCCATGAAGCTGCGTACTATGGCCAAGTGGGTTGCCTGAGCCTGTTGCAAAAAG CGTACCCTGGCACAATCGACCAGCGCACCCTCAATGAGGAGACAGCTCTCTACCTGGCCACCAGCCGGGGCAACCTGGACTGCCTGCtcaccctgctgcaggctggggccGAGCCTGACATCTCCAACAAAGCCAGAGAAACGCCACTCTACAAAG cttGTGAGCGCAAGAATGCAGAGGCTGCAAGACTCCTGGTGCAATACAATGCTGACACCAACCATCGTTGCAATCGAGGATGGACTGCTCTCCATGAGGCTGTCTCCCGAAATGACCTGGAGATTATTGATATCCTTGTGAAAGGAGGTGCAAAGATCGAGTCTGCAAATGCCTATGGGATCACTTCTTTGTTTGTGGCAGCTGAGAGTGGGCAGTTGGAAGCTTTGAGATACCTCGCAAAATGTG GTGCTGATATAAATACTCAAGCCAGTGATAACGCCTCTGCTCTTTATGAAGCCTGTAAAAATGGACACGTACCTATCGTGGAATTTCTTTTGTCCCAGGGAGCAGATGCTAATAAAGCCAATAAGGATGGCCTGTTACCTCTTCACATAGCAGCCAAAAAAGGGATTTGCGA GATTGTCTCCATGCTGATCCCTGTGACCAGCCGCACCCGTGTCAAGCGTAGTGGCATCAGCCCCCTGCACTTAGCAGCTGAACGCAACAATGATGACATCTTGGAAGAGCTGATCGATGCTGGCTATGATGTCAACACCACCCTCTCCAATGAACGGTCCTGCCTTTACGAGGACAGACGCACCACCcctctttattttgctgtttttaataaCAACATCTATGCCACAGAGCTCCTGCTGCAAGCTGGAGCCAACCCCAATGTTGACCTCATTAACCCATTACTCATCTCCATTCGCCATGGCTGCCTGAAGACCATGAAACTGCTCCTTGACCATGGAGCGAACATTGATGCCTATATATCAAGCCATCCCACCACATTTCCAGCTACCATCATGTTTTCGATGAAGTACCTTTCCGTGCTGAAGTATCTCCTGGATCTGGGCTGTGATGCAGGTTCCTGCTTTGAGTGTCAGTATGGAAACGGCCCACACCCTGCATTAAATTACAGACGGGACAGACTTAACGATCCTCAGCTGTCCAAGGAGCCAACCATAGTACAG TTTTGTGAAATGGTGTCTACTCCAGAGATAAGTCGCTGGGCTGGTCCAATCATCGATGTTCTGCTGGATTATGTGGGTAATGTGCAGCTCTGTTCCCGGCTCAAGGAGCATATTGACAGCTATGAGGACTGGGCtgtcattaaagaaaaagcag AACCCCCACGACCTCTTTCCCATCTTTGCCGCATCAAGGTACGAAGCCTGGTTGGAAGAAACCGCATTAAACTTCTTGACACCTTGCCTCTCCCAGACAGACTGATTCGATACTTACAGCACAATTACACACAGTGA
- the ASB2 gene encoding ankyrin repeat and SOCS box protein 2 isoform X1: protein MQILADNLLSPGGGFLKGFLVTKKKKKKKKNIKMATTAANTQRQTIGCEEYSLYGSLSEDELIKMAIQQSLEEDPVGQPAAQSHQKSMVAGPSEAAAPSHASSHNPPYRIYPWQRLVAQPRGRAQPSSSGAAWGFRRRYDGSLFSTSQPVELDPVVAAIKDGDEKAVCNMMKSGKDLSEPNKDGWIPLHEAAYYGQVGCLSLLQKAYPGTIDQRTLNEETALYLATSRGNLDCLLTLLQAGAEPDISNKARETPLYKACERKNAEAARLLVQYNADTNHRCNRGWTALHEAVSRNDLEIIDILVKGGAKIESANAYGITSLFVAAESGQLEALRYLAKCGADINTQASDNASALYEACKNGHVPIVEFLLSQGADANKANKDGLLPLHIAAKKGICEIVSMLIPVTSRTRVKRSGISPLHLAAERNNDDILEELIDAGYDVNTTLSNERSCLYEDRRTTPLYFAVFNNNIYATELLLQAGANPNVDLINPLLISIRHGCLKTMKLLLDHGANIDAYISSHPTTFPATIMFSMKYLSVLKYLLDLGCDAGSCFECQYGNGPHPALNYRRDRLNDPQLSKEPTIVQFCEMVSTPEISRWAGPIIDVLLDYVGNVQLCSRLKEHIDSYEDWAVIKEKAEPPRPLSHLCRIKVRSLVGRNRIKLLDTLPLPDRLIRYLQHNYTQ from the exons ATGCAGATTTTAGCTGATAATCTTCTCTCCCCGGGAGGAGGTTTTCTGAAGGGTTTTCTGGTCA ccaaaaaaaaaaaaaaaaagaaaaaaaatataaaaatggcTACAACAGCAGCAAATACTCAAAGACAAACTATAGGCTGCGAGGAATACAGTCTGTACGGTAGCTTGAGTGAAGATGAGCTGATAAAGATGGCCATCCAGCAGAGCTTGGAAGAGGACCCCGTGGGTCAGCCAGCTGCCCAGAGCCACCAGAAGTCAATGGTGGCAGGTCCCAGCGAGGCAGCCGCCCCCAGCCACGCCAGCAGCCACAACCCGCCCTACCGCATCTACCCTTGGCAAAG ATTGGTGGCCCAGCCAAGAGGCCGTGCTCAGCCGTCCAGCTcgggggcagcctgggggtTCAGGCGAAGGTACGATGGCAGCCTGttcagcacatcccagcccgt agaACTTGACCCTGTAGTGGCAGCAATCAAGGATGGAGATGAAAAAGCAGTATGCAACATGATGAAATCAGGAAAAGACCTTTCTGAACCTAATAAGGATGGCTGGATACCCCTCCATGAAGCTGCGTACTATGGCCAAGTGGGTTGCCTGAGCCTGTTGCAAAAAG CGTACCCTGGCACAATCGACCAGCGCACCCTCAATGAGGAGACAGCTCTCTACCTGGCCACCAGCCGGGGCAACCTGGACTGCCTGCtcaccctgctgcaggctggggccGAGCCTGACATCTCCAACAAAGCCAGAGAAACGCCACTCTACAAAG cttGTGAGCGCAAGAATGCAGAGGCTGCAAGACTCCTGGTGCAATACAATGCTGACACCAACCATCGTTGCAATCGAGGATGGACTGCTCTCCATGAGGCTGTCTCCCGAAATGACCTGGAGATTATTGATATCCTTGTGAAAGGAGGTGCAAAGATCGAGTCTGCAAATGCCTATGGGATCACTTCTTTGTTTGTGGCAGCTGAGAGTGGGCAGTTGGAAGCTTTGAGATACCTCGCAAAATGTG GTGCTGATATAAATACTCAAGCCAGTGATAACGCCTCTGCTCTTTATGAAGCCTGTAAAAATGGACACGTACCTATCGTGGAATTTCTTTTGTCCCAGGGAGCAGATGCTAATAAAGCCAATAAGGATGGCCTGTTACCTCTTCACATAGCAGCCAAAAAAGGGATTTGCGA GATTGTCTCCATGCTGATCCCTGTGACCAGCCGCACCCGTGTCAAGCGTAGTGGCATCAGCCCCCTGCACTTAGCAGCTGAACGCAACAATGATGACATCTTGGAAGAGCTGATCGATGCTGGCTATGATGTCAACACCACCCTCTCCAATGAACGGTCCTGCCTTTACGAGGACAGACGCACCACCcctctttattttgctgtttttaataaCAACATCTATGCCACAGAGCTCCTGCTGCAAGCTGGAGCCAACCCCAATGTTGACCTCATTAACCCATTACTCATCTCCATTCGCCATGGCTGCCTGAAGACCATGAAACTGCTCCTTGACCATGGAGCGAACATTGATGCCTATATATCAAGCCATCCCACCACATTTCCAGCTACCATCATGTTTTCGATGAAGTACCTTTCCGTGCTGAAGTATCTCCTGGATCTGGGCTGTGATGCAGGTTCCTGCTTTGAGTGTCAGTATGGAAACGGCCCACACCCTGCATTAAATTACAGACGGGACAGACTTAACGATCCTCAGCTGTCCAAGGAGCCAACCATAGTACAG TTTTGTGAAATGGTGTCTACTCCAGAGATAAGTCGCTGGGCTGGTCCAATCATCGATGTTCTGCTGGATTATGTGGGTAATGTGCAGCTCTGTTCCCGGCTCAAGGAGCATATTGACAGCTATGAGGACTGGGCtgtcattaaagaaaaagcag AACCCCCACGACCTCTTTCCCATCTTTGCCGCATCAAGGTACGAAGCCTGGTTGGAAGAAACCGCATTAAACTTCTTGACACCTTGCCTCTCCCAGACAGACTGATTCGATACTTACAGCACAATTACACACAGTGA
- the ASB2 gene encoding ankyrin repeat and SOCS box protein 2 isoform X3 yields MQILADNLLSPGGGFLKGFLVTKKKKKKKKNIKMATTAANTQRQTIGCEEYSLYGSLSEDELIKMAIQQSLEEDPVGQPAAQSHQKSMVAGPSEAAAPSHASSHNPPYRIYPWQRELDPVVAAIKDGDEKAVCNMMKSGKDLSEPNKDGWIPLHEAAYYGQVGCLSLLQKAYPGTIDQRTLNEETALYLATSRGNLDCLLTLLQAGAEPDISNKARETPLYKACERKNAEAARLLVQYNADTNHRCNRGWTALHEAVSRNDLEIIDILVKGGAKIESANAYGITSLFVAAESGQLEALRYLAKCGADINTQASDNASALYEACKNGHVPIVEFLLSQGADANKANKDGLLPLHIAAKKGICEIVSMLIPVTSRTRVKRSGISPLHLAAERNNDDILEELIDAGYDVNTTLSNERSCLYEDRRTTPLYFAVFNNNIYATELLLQAGANPNVDLINPLLISIRHGCLKTMKLLLDHGANIDAYISSHPTTFPATIMFSMKYLSVLKYLLDLGCDAGSCFECQYGNGPHPALNYRRDRLNDPQLSKEPTIVQFCEMVSTPEISRWAGPIIDVLLDYVGNVQLCSRLKEHIDSYEDWAVIKEKAEPPRPLSHLCRIKVRSLVGRNRIKLLDTLPLPDRLIRYLQHNYTQ; encoded by the exons ATGCAGATTTTAGCTGATAATCTTCTCTCCCCGGGAGGAGGTTTTCTGAAGGGTTTTCTGGTCA ccaaaaaaaaaaaaaaaaagaaaaaaaatataaaaatggcTACAACAGCAGCAAATACTCAAAGACAAACTATAGGCTGCGAGGAATACAGTCTGTACGGTAGCTTGAGTGAAGATGAGCTGATAAAGATGGCCATCCAGCAGAGCTTGGAAGAGGACCCCGTGGGTCAGCCAGCTGCCCAGAGCCACCAGAAGTCAATGGTGGCAGGTCCCAGCGAGGCAGCCGCCCCCAGCCACGCCAGCAGCCACAACCCGCCCTACCGCATCTACCCTTGGCAAAG agaACTTGACCCTGTAGTGGCAGCAATCAAGGATGGAGATGAAAAAGCAGTATGCAACATGATGAAATCAGGAAAAGACCTTTCTGAACCTAATAAGGATGGCTGGATACCCCTCCATGAAGCTGCGTACTATGGCCAAGTGGGTTGCCTGAGCCTGTTGCAAAAAG CGTACCCTGGCACAATCGACCAGCGCACCCTCAATGAGGAGACAGCTCTCTACCTGGCCACCAGCCGGGGCAACCTGGACTGCCTGCtcaccctgctgcaggctggggccGAGCCTGACATCTCCAACAAAGCCAGAGAAACGCCACTCTACAAAG cttGTGAGCGCAAGAATGCAGAGGCTGCAAGACTCCTGGTGCAATACAATGCTGACACCAACCATCGTTGCAATCGAGGATGGACTGCTCTCCATGAGGCTGTCTCCCGAAATGACCTGGAGATTATTGATATCCTTGTGAAAGGAGGTGCAAAGATCGAGTCTGCAAATGCCTATGGGATCACTTCTTTGTTTGTGGCAGCTGAGAGTGGGCAGTTGGAAGCTTTGAGATACCTCGCAAAATGTG GTGCTGATATAAATACTCAAGCCAGTGATAACGCCTCTGCTCTTTATGAAGCCTGTAAAAATGGACACGTACCTATCGTGGAATTTCTTTTGTCCCAGGGAGCAGATGCTAATAAAGCCAATAAGGATGGCCTGTTACCTCTTCACATAGCAGCCAAAAAAGGGATTTGCGA GATTGTCTCCATGCTGATCCCTGTGACCAGCCGCACCCGTGTCAAGCGTAGTGGCATCAGCCCCCTGCACTTAGCAGCTGAACGCAACAATGATGACATCTTGGAAGAGCTGATCGATGCTGGCTATGATGTCAACACCACCCTCTCCAATGAACGGTCCTGCCTTTACGAGGACAGACGCACCACCcctctttattttgctgtttttaataaCAACATCTATGCCACAGAGCTCCTGCTGCAAGCTGGAGCCAACCCCAATGTTGACCTCATTAACCCATTACTCATCTCCATTCGCCATGGCTGCCTGAAGACCATGAAACTGCTCCTTGACCATGGAGCGAACATTGATGCCTATATATCAAGCCATCCCACCACATTTCCAGCTACCATCATGTTTTCGATGAAGTACCTTTCCGTGCTGAAGTATCTCCTGGATCTGGGCTGTGATGCAGGTTCCTGCTTTGAGTGTCAGTATGGAAACGGCCCACACCCTGCATTAAATTACAGACGGGACAGACTTAACGATCCTCAGCTGTCCAAGGAGCCAACCATAGTACAG TTTTGTGAAATGGTGTCTACTCCAGAGATAAGTCGCTGGGCTGGTCCAATCATCGATGTTCTGCTGGATTATGTGGGTAATGTGCAGCTCTGTTCCCGGCTCAAGGAGCATATTGACAGCTATGAGGACTGGGCtgtcattaaagaaaaagcag AACCCCCACGACCTCTTTCCCATCTTTGCCGCATCAAGGTACGAAGCCTGGTTGGAAGAAACCGCATTAAACTTCTTGACACCTTGCCTCTCCCAGACAGACTGATTCGATACTTACAGCACAATTACACACAGTGA